In one Tessaracoccus palaemonis genomic region, the following are encoded:
- the mgtE gene encoding magnesium transporter, which translates to MSEVPLQETYKIADRIGRLDDVDAALEFRQLPKDLAIDVFEELDAFDQQRVLHGMRGETYQHLIEEMEPDERSLMLQEAPAAVVKRVLAGLSPQERAMTAMLLGYPRDSVGRAMTPEVVTIRENLTVGEALATIRTKAPSAEATYTLAVTDAKRRLAGIVRLSDLVLADPAAPIQDVFDRDAYTVAATSPAEQAARLMQETNDIDLLVVDSESRLVGRLSYDDAMEVLEDADSEDVARQSGASPWAGHYMRVGVIRLARYRALWLSLLLVAATLTVSVTQAFEATLEQVASLALFIPMLIGAGGNAGSQAATASVRALAVGEVRFSDIWRVVWRELRVGLLLGLMLALLGLLVGSLFVGWEVASVVAASLVLICAWAATIGGAMPLLAKRVGIDPAVVSAPMVTTLVDATGLVIYFMMAKTILGI; encoded by the coding sequence ATGAGCGAGGTACCACTGCAGGAGACCTACAAGATCGCCGACCGGATCGGCCGTCTTGACGATGTCGACGCCGCCCTCGAGTTCAGACAGCTGCCCAAGGATCTGGCGATCGACGTGTTCGAGGAACTCGACGCGTTCGACCAGCAGCGCGTCCTCCACGGGATGCGCGGCGAGACCTACCAGCACCTCATCGAGGAGATGGAGCCCGACGAGCGCTCCCTCATGTTGCAGGAGGCGCCCGCCGCCGTCGTGAAGCGCGTGCTCGCCGGGCTGAGCCCGCAGGAGCGGGCGATGACCGCGATGCTGCTCGGCTACCCGAGGGACTCCGTCGGCCGCGCCATGACCCCCGAGGTCGTGACGATCCGGGAGAACCTGACGGTGGGGGAGGCGTTGGCGACCATCCGCACCAAGGCGCCGTCGGCGGAGGCGACGTACACGCTGGCCGTCACCGACGCCAAGCGCCGCCTGGCCGGCATCGTGCGCCTGTCCGACCTCGTGCTGGCCGACCCCGCGGCGCCCATCCAGGACGTGTTCGACCGTGACGCCTACACCGTCGCGGCCACCTCGCCGGCGGAGCAGGCCGCGCGCCTGATGCAGGAGACCAACGACATCGACCTGCTGGTCGTCGACTCGGAGTCGCGGCTCGTCGGCCGCCTCAGCTACGACGACGCGATGGAGGTCCTCGAGGACGCCGACTCTGAGGACGTCGCGCGCCAGTCGGGCGCCTCCCCCTGGGCCGGCCACTACATGCGCGTCGGCGTGATCCGGCTGGCCCGCTACCGGGCGCTGTGGCTCAGCCTCCTGCTCGTCGCCGCGACGCTGACCGTCTCGGTCACGCAGGCGTTCGAGGCGACCCTCGAGCAGGTCGCGTCGCTGGCGCTGTTCATCCCCATGCTGATCGGCGCGGGCGGCAACGCCGGCTCGCAGGCGGCGACGGCGTCGGTGCGCGCGCTGGCCGTCGGCGAGGTGCGCTTCAGCGACATCTGGCGCGTCGTGTGGCGTGAGCTGCGGGTCGGGCTGCTGCTCGGCCTGATGCTGGCCCTGCTCGGGTTGCTGGTCGGGTCGTTGTTCGTCGGCTGGGAGGTCGCGAGCGTCGTCGCTGCCAGCCTGGTGCTGATCTGCGCGTGGGCCGCCACCATCGGGGGAGCGATGCCGCTCCTCGCCAAGCGCGTCGGCATCGACCCCGCCGTGGTGTCCGCCCCGATGGTGACGACTCTCGTCGACGCCACCGGGCTCGTCATCTACTTCATGATGGCGAAGACGATCCTCGGCATCTGA
- a CDS encoding 3-isopropylmalate dehydrogenase, whose amino-acid sequence MTSAKIAVIGGDGIGPEVTAEAIKVLTAVAPDTFEFVDYDLGAERWQRTGEVLPDSVLEELKHVDAIALGAVGAAPGSKAIPSGLLERGLLLKLRFAFDHAINLRPSILYPGVPTPLAPAVLEGRTVDFVVVREGTEGLYCGNGGAVRVGTAQELATEVSVNTFFGVERVVRDAFGRARARRGKLTLLHKHNVLVNAGRLWNRAFTEIAAEFPDVATNYLHIDAAMIAMVVDPSQFDVIVTDNLFGDIVTDLAAAVTGGIGLAASANINPTGEYPSMFEPVHGSAPDIAGKGIADPTAAISSMALLLDHLGRPELARRIDEAVSADIAERGSEKLGTTQIGDRIAARVA is encoded by the coding sequence ATGACTTCAGCGAAGATTGCCGTCATCGGCGGCGACGGCATCGGCCCCGAGGTGACTGCGGAGGCCATCAAGGTCCTCACCGCGGTCGCGCCCGACACGTTCGAGTTCGTCGACTACGACCTGGGGGCCGAGCGCTGGCAGCGCACCGGCGAGGTCCTGCCGGACTCGGTGCTCGAGGAGCTGAAGCACGTCGACGCCATCGCTCTCGGCGCCGTGGGGGCGGCCCCCGGCTCGAAGGCGATCCCCAGCGGACTCCTCGAGCGCGGCCTGCTGCTGAAGCTGCGCTTCGCCTTCGACCACGCCATCAACCTGCGCCCGTCGATCCTGTACCCGGGCGTCCCGACGCCGCTGGCGCCCGCCGTCCTCGAGGGTCGCACGGTCGACTTCGTCGTCGTCCGCGAGGGCACCGAGGGCCTGTACTGCGGCAACGGCGGCGCCGTGCGCGTCGGCACCGCCCAGGAGCTCGCCACCGAGGTCTCCGTCAATACCTTCTTCGGCGTGGAGCGCGTCGTCCGCGACGCCTTCGGCCGCGCCCGGGCGCGTCGCGGAAAGCTGACCCTGCTTCACAAGCACAACGTGCTGGTCAACGCCGGCCGGCTGTGGAACCGCGCATTCACCGAGATCGCCGCCGAGTTCCCGGATGTGGCGACCAACTACCTGCACATCGACGCCGCCATGATCGCGATGGTCGTCGACCCGTCGCAGTTCGACGTCATCGTGACCGACAACCTGTTCGGCGACATCGTCACCGACCTGGCTGCGGCCGTCACCGGCGGCATCGGGCTCGCGGCCTCGGCGAACATCAACCCGACGGGCGAGTACCCGTCGATGTTCGAGCCGGTGCACGGTTCCGCGCCCGACATCGCGGGCAAGGGCATCGCCGACCCGACGGCCGCCATCTCGTCCATGGCGCTGCTGCTCGACCACCTCGGCCGGCCGGAGCTCGCGCGCCGGATCGACGAGGCCGTCTCGGCGGACATCGCCGAGCGCGGGAGCGAGAAGCTCGGCACCACGCAGATCGGTGACCGGATCGCAGCCCGCGTGGCCTGA
- the cimA gene encoding citramalate synthase, with amino-acid sequence MPLLPQRPAEFHVFDTSLRDGAQQEGLRLSVADKLKIAGYLDELGVGYIEGGWPGANPSDTEFFRLARDLELDTSTLVAFGATRKAGAKAADDPLTRALVEAGTDVVCIVAKSHDEHVARALRCSLEENLEMITDTVQYLISEGRRVFVDCEHFFDGYRANPDYALKVVATAHEAGAEVVVLCDTNGGMLPSWMGEVVEAAAATGANLGIHCHNDTGCAVANTMAAVEAGVMHVQGTFNGYGERTGNADLSAVIPNLELKYGWSVLPTGRLTELSRVAHAIAQVANQPVIGRQPYVGASSFAHKAGLHASAIKVDANLYQHIDPELVGNSMRMLISDMAGRANIQIKGSQLGFDLDDRELAARVTAVVKDREAQGYSYESADASFEMLLRDELGLLRLPFEVQSWRVFTEERDGLNTSEATVKLTAKERRQMVVGEGNGPVNALDAALRAALIPAYPEVADFDLRDYRVRILDEGHGTDATVRTLIDTAYEGNSWTTVGVGTNVVEASWEALSDALAYGIITHLA; translated from the coding sequence ATGCCGCTTCTTCCCCAACGTCCCGCCGAGTTCCACGTCTTCGACACCTCCCTGCGCGACGGCGCGCAGCAGGAGGGTCTGCGCCTCTCCGTCGCGGACAAGCTGAAGATCGCCGGATACCTCGACGAGCTGGGCGTCGGCTACATCGAGGGCGGCTGGCCGGGAGCCAACCCCAGCGACACCGAGTTCTTCCGGCTGGCCCGCGACCTGGAGCTGGACACGTCGACGCTCGTTGCCTTCGGCGCGACCCGCAAGGCGGGGGCGAAGGCCGCCGACGACCCGCTGACGCGGGCCCTGGTCGAGGCCGGCACCGACGTCGTGTGCATCGTCGCCAAGTCCCACGACGAGCACGTCGCAAGGGCGCTGCGCTGCTCGCTCGAGGAGAACCTCGAGATGATCACCGACACCGTGCAGTACCTCATCTCCGAGGGTCGGCGCGTCTTCGTCGACTGCGAGCACTTCTTCGACGGCTACCGCGCCAACCCGGACTACGCGCTCAAGGTGGTCGCCACCGCCCACGAGGCCGGCGCCGAGGTCGTCGTGCTGTGCGACACCAACGGCGGCATGCTGCCGAGCTGGATGGGGGAGGTTGTCGAGGCGGCCGCCGCCACCGGCGCGAACCTCGGCATCCACTGCCACAACGACACGGGCTGCGCGGTGGCGAACACCATGGCCGCCGTCGAGGCCGGCGTCATGCACGTGCAGGGCACCTTCAACGGCTACGGGGAGCGGACCGGCAACGCCGACCTGAGCGCCGTCATCCCGAACCTGGAGCTCAAGTACGGCTGGTCCGTGCTGCCCACCGGCCGGCTGACAGAACTCAGCCGCGTCGCCCACGCCATCGCGCAGGTGGCGAACCAGCCCGTGATCGGCCGCCAGCCCTACGTCGGTGCCTCCAGCTTTGCGCACAAGGCCGGCCTGCACGCCTCCGCGATCAAGGTGGACGCCAACCTGTACCAGCACATCGATCCCGAGCTGGTCGGCAACAGCATGCGCATGCTCATCTCCGACATGGCCGGCCGCGCCAACATCCAGATCAAGGGCTCGCAGCTGGGCTTCGATCTGGATGACCGCGAGCTCGCCGCGCGCGTCACCGCGGTGGTGAAGGACCGCGAGGCGCAGGGCTACTCCTACGAGTCCGCCGACGCCAGTTTCGAGATGCTTCTCCGCGACGAGCTCGGCTTGCTCAGGCTGCCGTTCGAGGTGCAGTCCTGGCGCGTCTTCACCGAGGAGCGCGACGGCCTCAACACATCGGAGGCCACCGTGAAGCTGACGGCCAAGGAGCGCCGTCAGATGGTCGTCGGCGAGGGCAACGGCCCGGTCAACGCGCTCGATGCGGCCCTGCGTGCGGCGCTGATCCCCGCGTACCCCGAGGTCGCCGACTTCGACCTGCGCGACTACCGCGTCCGCATCCTCGACGAGGGCCACGGCACCGACGCGACCGTCCGGACGCTGATCGACACCGCCTACGAGGGCAACAGCTGGACGACGGTCGGCGTCGGCACCAACGTCGTCGAGGCCTCCTGGGAGGCGCTGTCCGACGCCCTGGCCTACGGGATCATCACGCACCTGGCCTGA
- a CDS encoding fumarylacetoacetate hydrolase family protein, with amino-acid sequence MRIARFATAGQDPAYGIIELAVDGGEHPDTISTLTGDPLAGVPVNYTGERHDLAAVRLLAPVIPRSKVVGVGRNYAEHAAEMGNELPAAPLLFFKPNTTVIGPDETILRPEGCTDLHFEGELAVVIGSRRTSSGRDVYCKRVPVEQAAEWVFGYTIANDVTARDWQAADDQWARAKGSDTFLPLGPWINTHVPLEEAASLSIETRVGDEVKQSGSTSQMVHGIAELISYISASITLLPGDVILTGTPAGVGPMVAGDEVHVSIDGLGTLSNPVAEA; translated from the coding sequence ATGCGCATTGCACGTTTCGCCACCGCAGGACAGGACCCCGCCTACGGGATCATCGAACTCGCCGTCGACGGGGGAGAGCACCCCGACACCATCTCGACGCTGACCGGGGACCCGCTCGCCGGCGTGCCGGTCAACTACACCGGCGAGCGGCACGACCTGGCCGCGGTGCGCCTGCTCGCGCCGGTGATCCCACGCTCCAAGGTGGTGGGCGTCGGCCGCAACTACGCCGAGCACGCCGCAGAGATGGGCAACGAGCTGCCCGCCGCGCCGCTGCTGTTCTTCAAGCCGAACACGACCGTCATCGGGCCCGACGAGACCATCCTCCGGCCAGAGGGCTGCACGGACCTGCACTTCGAGGGCGAACTGGCCGTCGTCATCGGGTCGAGGCGCACCAGCAGCGGCCGCGACGTGTACTGCAAGCGGGTCCCCGTGGAGCAGGCCGCCGAATGGGTCTTCGGCTACACCATCGCCAACGACGTGACAGCCCGCGACTGGCAGGCCGCCGACGACCAGTGGGCCCGGGCGAAGGGGTCCGACACCTTCCTGCCGCTGGGACCCTGGATCAACACTCACGTCCCGCTGGAGGAGGCCGCCTCGCTGTCGATCGAGACCCGCGTCGGCGACGAGGTGAAGCAGTCCGGCAGCACGTCGCAGATGGTGCACGGCATCGCCGAGCTGATCTCCTACATCAGCGCGTCCATCACCCTCCTGCCCGGCGACGTCATCCTGACCGGCACGCCCGCCGGCGTCGGGCCGATGGTCGCCGGCGACGAGGTGCACGTCTCCATCGACGGTCTCGGCACCCTGTCGAACCCGGTCGCCGAGGCATGA
- a CDS encoding CPBP family intramembrane glutamic endopeptidase, translating into MQLFVPGEPSDPPAGLSYPEALTRPGQSPAQPVFGLLLAFSAFALITPLFAQLILRVGHLFRGGEWADYLEAANSYLVVEGPVSGLLALALLTPICMLLVRYVNGIRPRWLFSVQPGPRWRYLLMCLVVAAVILNAVLWVGYAVKGVPEFHGGDAGWLVYLVALSITSPLQAVAEEVFFRGYLLQGIGTAVGHGAWGTWAGVVGSAVVFALLHGTQNPALFAHRLSFGLIMGALVVVTGGLEAGIAAHVVNNLGAYAYALFTSSIAELKSTTAITWTDAAFDIAGFALFAVVAWWLGRRLKVAVTTP; encoded by the coding sequence ATGCAGCTGTTCGTCCCGGGGGAGCCGAGCGATCCCCCCGCGGGACTCAGCTACCCGGAGGCGCTGACGCGGCCCGGGCAGTCTCCGGCGCAGCCGGTCTTCGGCCTCCTGCTCGCCTTCTCGGCGTTCGCGCTCATCACCCCGCTGTTCGCGCAGCTGATCCTGCGCGTCGGCCATCTGTTCAGAGGTGGGGAGTGGGCGGACTACCTCGAGGCGGCCAACTCGTACCTCGTGGTGGAGGGGCCGGTCTCGGGACTGCTCGCGCTCGCACTGCTCACCCCGATCTGCATGCTGCTGGTGCGCTACGTCAACGGGATCCGGCCCAGGTGGCTCTTCTCCGTGCAGCCGGGGCCGCGCTGGCGCTACCTGCTGATGTGCCTCGTGGTCGCGGCGGTGATCCTCAACGCCGTCCTGTGGGTCGGCTACGCGGTCAAGGGCGTGCCGGAGTTCCACGGCGGCGACGCCGGCTGGCTCGTGTACCTCGTCGCGCTGAGCATCACCTCCCCGCTGCAGGCCGTCGCGGAGGAGGTCTTCTTCCGCGGCTACCTGCTGCAGGGCATCGGCACCGCCGTCGGCCACGGCGCCTGGGGCACCTGGGCGGGAGTCGTCGGCTCCGCGGTGGTCTTCGCGCTGCTGCACGGCACGCAGAACCCCGCGCTGTTCGCGCACCGCCTGTCGTTCGGGCTCATCATGGGCGCCCTGGTCGTCGTCACCGGCGGTCTCGAGGCCGGCATCGCCGCGCACGTGGTCAACAACCTCGGCGCCTACGCCTACGCGCTGTTCACCAGCTCCATCGCAGAACTCAAGTCCACCACCGCCATCACGTGGACCGACGCGGCCTTCGACATCGCCGGCTTCGCCCTCTTCGCGGTCGTCGCGTGGTGGCTGGGGAGGCGGCTCAAGGTGGCCGTCACCACCCCCTGA
- a CDS encoding alpha/beta hydrolase yields MTTVRLRPSALHPQLRSFFRFVPNPPITRPWLLRLMQAGSTRASRPKLPASMTHRFVPLGDGAGVHVYRPEGDRPRAGVLWIHGGGFVVGSASQDHARCVRLATDLDVLVVSAEYRTAPGSPFPAALDDVHAAWTWLVGHVDELGIDPGRLAIGGQSAGGGLAAALVQRVHDAPGVQPVAQWLFCPMLDDRTAADRSLDPVRHYLWNNRSNRVGWRSYLGVEPGAPVVPRYAVPARRENLAGLPPTWIGCGDIELFHGEDRRYAEALTAAGVPTVLDVVQGAPHAFESISGGAAVSTAYLRRAEGWLRGHLAVGL; encoded by the coding sequence ATGACGACCGTCCGGCTGCGCCCGTCGGCGCTCCACCCCCAGCTGCGGAGCTTCTTCCGGTTTGTGCCGAACCCGCCGATCACCCGACCCTGGCTCCTGCGGCTGATGCAGGCCGGCTCGACCAGGGCGAGCCGTCCGAAGCTGCCCGCATCGATGACGCACCGGTTCGTGCCGCTCGGCGACGGGGCCGGGGTGCACGTCTACCGCCCGGAGGGCGATCGGCCTCGTGCGGGCGTGCTGTGGATCCACGGCGGCGGGTTCGTCGTCGGGAGCGCGTCGCAGGACCATGCCCGCTGCGTGCGCCTGGCCACGGACTTGGACGTCCTTGTGGTCTCCGCCGAGTACCGCACGGCCCCCGGCAGCCCGTTCCCGGCCGCCCTCGACGACGTGCACGCGGCCTGGACGTGGCTGGTCGGCCACGTCGACGAGCTGGGGATCGATCCCGGCAGGCTGGCGATCGGCGGCCAGAGCGCCGGCGGCGGCCTCGCCGCCGCCCTCGTGCAGCGCGTCCACGACGCCCCCGGGGTGCAGCCCGTCGCCCAGTGGCTGTTCTGCCCGATGCTGGACGACCGCACCGCGGCGGACCGGTCCCTCGACCCGGTCCGGCACTACCTGTGGAACAACCGCTCGAACCGCGTCGGCTGGCGCTCGTATCTGGGCGTCGAACCGGGAGCCCCCGTCGTGCCCCGCTACGCGGTTCCGGCCCGCCGCGAGAACCTCGCCGGGCTGCCGCCCACCTGGATCGGGTGCGGAGACATCGAGCTGTTCCACGGTGAGGACCGCCGCTACGCGGAGGCCCTCACCGCAGCCGGCGTCCCTACCGTCCTCGACGTCGTCCAGGGCGCCCCCCACGCCTTCGAGTCAATCAGCGGCGGGGCCGCCGTCTCCACGGCCTACCTCCGACGCGCTGAGGGGTGGCTCCGCGGCCACCTCGCCGTTGGCCTGTAG
- a CDS encoding TetR/AcrR family transcriptional regulator has translation MPPSKRARNRGPAAAPANRAALLKAARRLFSRDGYHVALSAIAREAGVGQGVLYRHFPRRFDLALAVFEENFVALEELAASADGPGAFGDLFSLLVDFTIDSTAFIDMVLDAQTEYPSDIGLERLSALIGEPLARAREAGLADPTWTVGDVVLVIHMLHGVAQAQTDPADVPVAVGRALALIDGRLLQANGEVAAEPPLSASEVGRGDGGPAAD, from the coding sequence ATGCCTCCATCCAAGCGCGCCCGCAATAGGGGGCCGGCGGCGGCGCCAGCCAACCGGGCCGCCCTGCTGAAGGCGGCACGCAGGCTCTTCTCCCGCGACGGCTATCACGTCGCGCTCAGCGCCATCGCACGCGAGGCCGGAGTCGGCCAGGGGGTCCTCTACCGGCACTTCCCGCGTCGGTTCGATCTGGCGCTTGCCGTCTTCGAGGAGAACTTCGTGGCGTTGGAGGAGCTGGCGGCCTCGGCCGACGGGCCTGGCGCCTTCGGCGACCTGTTCTCGCTCCTGGTCGACTTCACCATCGACTCCACAGCCTTCATCGACATGGTGCTCGACGCCCAGACCGAGTACCCCAGCGACATCGGTCTCGAGCGACTCTCCGCCCTCATCGGCGAGCCCCTCGCACGCGCCCGGGAGGCAGGGCTCGCGGACCCGACATGGACCGTAGGCGACGTCGTCCTCGTCATCCACATGCTGCACGGAGTCGCCCAGGCTCAGACGGACCCCGCCGACGTGCCCGTTGCGGTCGGGCGCGCCCTGGCCCTGATCGACGGTCGGCTGCTACAGGCCAACGGCGAGGTGGCCGCGGAGCCACCCCTCAGCGCGTCGGAGGTAGGCCGTGGAGACGGCGGCCCCGCCGCTGATTGA
- a CDS encoding FAD-binding protein, with protein sequence MKTDIDVDVVVAGTGVAAFSAAITAADQGLTVLMLESTEKWGGSSAMSGGGLWLPNNPLMGRAGVDDSRDAALTYLEETVGDAGPATSRERKEAFVDGIASFVELAEKHGVTFARSTDYPDYYPELPGGRIGRALEVEPFDVKRIDGWWDSSRGQDGVPAPVKTDDFWLLSRAWSTPGGFVRGARVVFRVIGSAVRGRKAVGMGAAITAAFMDVAQRLGVEVRLSSPVDEVVVEDGRAVAVRTTSGGTTQLVGARKGVVLAGGGFDHNAELREQYQGVSGVDSSGSKGNLGSAIAAGRKAGAAVDLMEDAWWGGSIPPATPGGSAAFLVSERSMPHSIIVDGAGNRFANESESYVDLGHHMLERRKTVPGRFWMVTDVRHARRYLRSYALDPRTVKAWTQSGVLVKDSTIAGLAKKMGVDAQALEATVSRFNSFTRSGIDADFARGNSAYDRYYGDPLVRPNPNLGPLEKGPFTAVEIVPGDLGTKGGLMTDEFARVLREDGTIIDGLYAAGNTSASVMGHTYPGPGSTLGPAAVFGHIAGLHLAGRALAGRELSGARS encoded by the coding sequence ATGAAGACCGACATCGACGTGGATGTCGTCGTGGCAGGAACCGGCGTCGCGGCATTCTCCGCGGCCATCACCGCCGCAGACCAGGGGCTGACGGTGTTGATGCTCGAGAGCACGGAGAAGTGGGGCGGCAGCAGCGCCATGTCCGGCGGCGGCCTCTGGCTGCCCAACAACCCCCTGATGGGCCGCGCCGGGGTCGATGACTCCCGCGACGCGGCACTCACCTACCTGGAGGAGACCGTCGGGGACGCGGGGCCGGCCACCTCCCGGGAACGCAAGGAGGCCTTCGTCGACGGCATCGCGTCCTTCGTGGAACTGGCGGAGAAGCACGGCGTCACCTTCGCGCGCTCGACGGACTACCCGGACTACTACCCCGAGCTGCCGGGCGGCCGGATCGGGCGCGCCCTCGAGGTCGAGCCCTTCGACGTGAAGCGGATCGATGGCTGGTGGGACAGTTCCCGTGGCCAGGACGGCGTTCCTGCCCCGGTGAAGACCGACGACTTCTGGCTGCTGTCCCGCGCCTGGTCGACGCCGGGCGGCTTCGTCCGGGGCGCGAGGGTCGTGTTCCGGGTGATCGGCTCGGCCGTCCGCGGCCGTAAGGCCGTCGGCATGGGGGCGGCCATCACGGCCGCGTTCATGGACGTCGCCCAGCGGCTCGGCGTCGAGGTCCGTCTCAGCTCCCCGGTCGATGAGGTTGTTGTCGAGGACGGCCGCGCCGTCGCCGTCCGGACGACGTCCGGCGGCACCACCCAGCTGGTCGGCGCGCGCAAGGGCGTCGTGCTCGCGGGCGGTGGCTTCGACCACAACGCCGAGCTCCGCGAGCAGTACCAGGGTGTCAGCGGCGTCGACTCGTCCGGTTCCAAGGGCAACCTCGGCTCCGCCATCGCGGCCGGACGCAAGGCGGGCGCCGCCGTCGACCTCATGGAGGACGCGTGGTGGGGAGGCTCCATCCCTCCCGCGACGCCCGGCGGCTCCGCGGCGTTCCTCGTCAGCGAGCGGTCGATGCCGCACTCGATCATCGTCGACGGGGCGGGGAACCGGTTCGCCAACGAGTCAGAGTCCTATGTCGACCTGGGCCACCACATGCTCGAGCGCCGCAAGACGGTGCCGGGACGCTTCTGGATGGTGACCGACGTCCGGCACGCCCGCAGGTACCTGCGCTCCTACGCCCTCGACCCGCGGACGGTCAAGGCGTGGACCCAGTCCGGCGTGCTGGTCAAGGACTCCACCATCGCGGGGCTGGCCAAGAAGATGGGCGTCGACGCGCAGGCGCTCGAGGCGACCGTCTCGCGGTTCAACTCGTTCACGCGTTCCGGGATCGACGCGGACTTCGCCCGCGGCAACTCCGCCTACGACCGCTACTACGGCGACCCGCTTGTCCGGCCGAATCCGAACCTCGGCCCGCTGGAGAAGGGCCCGTTCACGGCCGTCGAGATCGTGCCGGGCGACCTCGGCACCAAGGGCGGCCTGATGACCGACGAGTTCGCGCGCGTGCTGCGCGAGGACGGCACGATCATCGACGGGCTCTACGCGGCGGGCAACACGTCCGCCTCGGTGATGGGCCACACGTACCCGGGCCCGGGGTCGACGCTCGGCCCCGCCGCCGTGTTCGGCCACATCGCCGGCCTGCACCTCGCAGGCAGGGCGCTGGCGGGCCGGGAGCTGTCGGGAGCCCGGTCATGA
- a CDS encoding SDR family NAD(P)-dependent oxidoreductase, which translates to MKVAGKVFVVTGGGSGIGREVVLGLLRRGGRVAAVDLSAAGLAGTVERAGRDADRLTTHVVNVTDTEAVKALPEAVLAAHGQIDGVLNIAGIIQKFVPFADLDQAEIERVLTVNFWGVVNMVRAFLPHLMIRPAAALVNVSSMGAFIPVPGQTIYGASKAAVKLLTEGLHAELRGTPVRVTVVFPGAVATSITENSGVRAPAVAGANDNAANQKVLAPDKAADIIIAGMEKGSYRVLVGRDARVMDWFTRLVPERAMTQIADRMAGLMQR; encoded by the coding sequence ATGAAGGTCGCGGGCAAGGTCTTCGTCGTCACCGGCGGAGGAAGCGGCATCGGGCGGGAGGTCGTGCTCGGCCTCCTGCGCCGCGGCGGCCGCGTGGCGGCGGTCGACCTGAGCGCCGCCGGGCTGGCCGGCACGGTGGAGCGGGCGGGCCGTGACGCGGACCGGCTGACGACGCACGTCGTCAACGTGACGGACACCGAGGCGGTCAAGGCGCTGCCGGAGGCGGTGCTGGCCGCTCACGGGCAGATCGACGGGGTCCTCAACATCGCCGGCATCATCCAGAAGTTCGTGCCGTTCGCCGACCTCGACCAGGCCGAGATCGAGCGGGTGCTGACCGTCAACTTCTGGGGCGTGGTCAACATGGTCCGGGCGTTCCTGCCGCACCTGATGATCCGCCCGGCGGCCGCCCTGGTGAACGTCTCCAGCATGGGGGCGTTCATCCCCGTGCCGGGACAGACGATCTACGGTGCCTCGAAGGCCGCGGTCAAGCTGCTCACGGAGGGGCTCCACGCCGAGCTGCGGGGCACCCCGGTCCGCGTGACCGTGGTGTTCCCGGGCGCGGTCGCGACCAGCATCACCGAGAACAGCGGGGTGCGGGCGCCCGCCGTCGCAGGCGCGAACGACAACGCCGCGAACCAGAAGGTGCTGGCTCCCGACAAGGCGGCCGACATCATCATCGCCGGCATGGAGAAGGGCTCCTACCGGGTGCTGGTGGGCCGCGACGCGCGGGTGATGGACTGGTTCACCCGGCTCGTGCCCGAGCGGGCGATGACGCAGATCGCCGACCGGATGGCGGGCCTGATGCAACGCTGA